A region of Betta splendens chromosome 13, fBetSpl5.4, whole genome shotgun sequence DNA encodes the following proteins:
- the scarf1 gene encoding scavenger receptor class F member 1 isoform X2, with the protein MKLLLGALGALLCCSLSSSQTLDPAGKNVCLNARDPSTPACCTGWRQEGNACTIPVCEGDQACHKNEICVYPGVCHCPPGYFGARCRTPCPLQLWGSNCRQECRCFPHGRCHPVTGECSCRPNRWGPLCQHACTCARYGQCHPVHGNCTCDEGWWTAACSKPCLCVAGGSSGPGCDQATGQCRCHRGHWGQRCLFNCSCHLSPCDQRDGACECEAGWWGLGCGRKCNCDLRHSHCDPGSGRCLCHPGYQGSFCNRLCENGTYGSGCDRRCGHCTGGRPCSLTDGSCAACEPGWNGTRCDRPCPPGYYGDGCRETCPRCRSSEPCDPVTGTCPRCDEACSNRTFGLACSFLCGPCFHGNCHHVTGRCICQPGFHGESCNSSCPHMHFGPNCSSVCACGGGASCHPLTGVCPHSGRTAVLVGVLLPLLLLLLAVLCCCLCCGGSPVDSKDRATLAEGGWSARMKYHVYSVVANISAALPCVSNWSSGLPRVTVSHHDPELTFNHSFIEPPSSGWVTEGSSFDSDEEEGEALYCVPPREDIPAVAGGEFQEMSSKCNMFLDPSGFSSEDISSPFNIPRTSSIAKSKRPSVSFAEGTRFGPKERRGSAQDPCVGVSRSKSKTNWGVLMLSALQSQGSAARTEEEGAAEGRETVNEGDVQVANNQEANCDAVEQEDRTSSRASMQVHGGSGRRRTMSNTAAHKGTQLLTPASDTQVGGPNKVTTVYVTVGRAGRPVSKTEPSSEGPVQAMLRRLGSLQRQREQESGKAKSRRGDEITKPPRRKLGARATVWEQGGPHGAEGGPRKPVRRKQGSVKSPDAASANDAPLPDSDTPRRPLSSILKYAPEPAPAEPGAALGAEGNSTGQTESNYLTVGPAGDAVSLTEIIANEGANDEPCYENVLVKGS; encoded by the exons ATGAAGCTTCTGCTCGGGGCTCTGGGcgctctgctgtgctgctccttgtcctcctcacaAACACTGGACCCTGCTGGGAAAAACGTCTGCCTCAATGCCAG GGACCCCTCCACCCCAGCGTGTTGCACTGGTTGGCGCCAGGAGGGCAACGCGTGCACTATAC ctgtgtgtgagggagacCAGGCCTGCCACAAGAACGAGATCTGCGTGTACCCAGGAGTGTGTCACTGTCCGCCCGGCTACTTCGGCGCTCGCTGCAGAACAC CctgtcctctgcagctctggggCTCCAACTGCCGCCAGGAGTGCCGGTGCTTCCCGCACGGCCGCTGTCACCCCGTCACCGGCGAGTGCTCCTGCAGGCCCAACCGCTGGGGCCCGCTGTGCCAGCACGCCTGCACGTGCGCCCGCTACGGCCAGTGCCACCCGGTCCACGGGAACTGCACCTGCGACGAGGGCTGGTGGACGGCCGCCTGCTCCAAGCCCTGCCTCTGCGTCGCTGGCGGCTCCTCGGGCCCCGGCTGCGACCAGGCCACGGGCCAGTGTCGGTGCCACCGCGGCCACTGGGGGCAGCGGTGCCTCTTCAACTGCAGCTGCCACCTGTCGCCGTGCGATCAGCGCGACGGCGCGTGCGAGTGTGAGGCGGGTTGGTGGGGACTGGGCTGTGGCAGGAAGTGTAACTGTGACCTCAGACACAGCCACTGCGACCCGGGCAGTGGGCGGTGCCTGTGCCACCCGGGGTACCAGGGCAGCTTCTGCAACCGGCTGTGTGAGAACGGCACGTACGGCAGTGGGTGCGATAGGAG ATGTGGTCACTGTACAGGCGGCCGGCCCTGTTCTCTCACCGATGGCTCCTGCGCCGCCTGCGAGCCTGGCTGGAACGGCACGCGATGCGACCGCCCCTGTCCGCCCGGTTACTACGGCGACGGCTGCCGGGAGACGTGTCCGCGCTGCAGGAGCAGCGAGCCCTGCGACCCAGTGACTGGGACTTGCCCGAG GTGCGATGAAGCCTGCTCCAACAGGACGTTCGGACTTGCTTGCTCTTTCCTGTGTGGCCCTTGTTTCCACGGCAACTGCCATCACGTGACAGGAAGATGCATCTGTCAGCCGGGGTTTCATGGAGAAAG CTGTAACAGCAGCTGCCCCCACATGCACTTTGGCCCCAACTGCTCCTCCGTCTGTGCCTGCGGCGGTGGAGCCAGCTGCCACCCGCTCACCGGCGTCTGCCCCCACA GTGGCAGAACCGCGGTCCTGGTCGGcgtgctgctcccgctgctgctgctgctgctcgctgtgctttgctgttgtttgtgctgtggagGAAGCCCCGTGGACAGCAAGGACAG GGCGACGTTGGCTGAGGGAGGCTGGTCAGCCCGTATGAAATACCACGTGTACAGTGTGGTGGCTAACATCAGTGCTGCCCTCCCCTGTGTATCCAACTGGTCGTCTGGTCTGCCTCGCGTCACCG TATCTCACCACGACCCAGAGTTGACCTTCAACCACAGCTTTATTGAACCTCCCTCCTCTGGCTGGGTGACTGAAGGGTCGTCGTTTGACAgcgatgaagaggagggagaagctCTTTACTGTGTCCCCCCAAGAGAAG ACATCCCAGCAGTGGCAGGCGGCGAGTTCCAGGAGATGAGTTCAAAGTGTAACATGTTCCTGGACCCATCGGGCTTCAGCAGCGAGGACATCAGCTCACCCTTCAACATCCCACGCACCTCGAGCATCGCTAAATCCAAGCGCCCCTCCGTCTCCTTTGCCGAGGGAACCCGCTTTGGACCCAAGGAGAGACGTGGCTCAGCCCAGGACCCCTGCGTCGGTGTCTCTCGCAGCAAATCTAAAACCAACTGGGGGGTTTTGATGCTGTCCGCCCTCCAGAGTCAGGGGAGTGCCGCGAGAACAGAAGAGGAAGGCGCAGCTGAAGGCAGGGAGACGGTGAACGAAGGGGACGTGCAGGTGGCAAACAACCAGGAGGCAAACTGTGATGCAGTGGAACAGGAAGACAGAACTTCATCCAGGGCCAGCATGCAGGTCCACGGGGGGTCGGGAAGAAGACGGACTATGTCCAACACAGCCGCCCATAAGGGGACCCAGCTGCTAACGCCTGCCTCAGACACTCAGGTGGGAGGGCCCAATAAGGTCACCACAGTGTATGTGACAGTGGGTAGGGCTGGCCGACCCGTGTCAAAGACCGAGCCGAGCTCCGAAGGGCCCGTTCAGGCCATGCTGCGGCGACTGGGCAGCCTGCAGAGgcaaagagagcaggagagcgGAAAGGCCAAGTCCCGGCGAGGGGACGAGATCACCAAACCACCCCGGAGGAAGCTTGGAGCACGGGCCACCGTGTGGGAGCAGGGGGGGCCGCACGGAGCCGAGGGCGGGCCGCGTAAGCCCGTCAGAAGGAAGCAAGGTTCCGTCAAGTCCCCCGACGCAGCCAGCGCTAATGACGCTCCATTGCCGGACAGCGACACGCCAAGGAGGCCGCTGTCGTCCATTCTGAAATACGCACCCGAGCCGGCTCCGGCCGAGCCAGGGGCCGCGCTCGGGGCCGAGGGAAACAGTACCGGGCAAACGGAGAGCAACTATCTGACCGTGGGACCGGCAGGAGACGCTGTGAGCCTCACCGAGATCATCGCCAATGAAGG
- the scarf1 gene encoding scavenger receptor class F member 1 isoform X3 has translation MVFGTYRDPSTPACCTGWRQEGNACTIPVCEGDQACHKNEICVYPGVCHCPPGYFGARCRTPCPLQLWGSNCRQECRCFPHGRCHPVTGECSCRPNRWGPLCQHACTCARYGQCHPVHGNCTCDEGWWTAACSKPCLCVAGGSSGPGCDQATGQCRCHRGHWGQRCLFNCSCHLSPCDQRDGACECEAGWWGLGCGRKCNCDLRHSHCDPGSGRCLCHPGYQGSFCNRLCENGTYGSGCDRRCGHCTGGRPCSLTDGSCAACEPGWNGTRCDRPCPPGYYGDGCRETCPRCRSSEPCDPVTGTCPRCDAGWTGARCDEACSNRTFGLACSFLCGPCFHGNCHHVTGRCICQPGFHGESCNSSCPHMHFGPNCSSVCACGGGASCHPLTGVCPHSGRTAVLVGVLLPLLLLLLAVLCCCLCCGGSPVDSKDRATLAEGGWSARMKYHVYSVVANISAALPCVSNWSSGLPRVTVSHHDPELTFNHSFIEPPSSGWVTEGSSFDSDEEEGEALYCVPPREDIPAVAGGEFQEMSSKCNMFLDPSGFSSEDISSPFNIPRTSSIAKSKRPSVSFAEGTRFGPKERRGSAQDPCVGVSRSKSKTNWGVLMLSALQSQGSAARTEEEGAAEGRETVNEGDVQVANNQEANCDAVEQEDRTSSRASMQVHGGSGRRRTMSNTAAHKGTQLLTPASDTQVGGPNKVTTVYVTVGRAGRPVSKTEPSSEGPVQAMLRRLGSLQRQREQESGKAKSRRGDEITKPPRRKLGARATVWEQGGPHGAEGGPRKPVRRKQGSVKSPDAASANDAPLPDSDTPRRPLSSILKYAPEPAPAEPGAALGAEGNSTGQTESNYLTVGPAGDAVSLTEIIANEGANDEPCYENVLVKGS, from the exons ATGGTCTTCGGTACCTACAGGGACCCCTCCACCCCAGCGTGTTGCACTGGTTGGCGCCAGGAGGGCAACGCGTGCACTATAC ctgtgtgtgagggagacCAGGCCTGCCACAAGAACGAGATCTGCGTGTACCCAGGAGTGTGTCACTGTCCGCCCGGCTACTTCGGCGCTCGCTGCAGAACAC CctgtcctctgcagctctggggCTCCAACTGCCGCCAGGAGTGCCGGTGCTTCCCGCACGGCCGCTGTCACCCCGTCACCGGCGAGTGCTCCTGCAGGCCCAACCGCTGGGGCCCGCTGTGCCAGCACGCCTGCACGTGCGCCCGCTACGGCCAGTGCCACCCGGTCCACGGGAACTGCACCTGCGACGAGGGCTGGTGGACGGCCGCCTGCTCCAAGCCCTGCCTCTGCGTCGCTGGCGGCTCCTCGGGCCCCGGCTGCGACCAGGCCACGGGCCAGTGTCGGTGCCACCGCGGCCACTGGGGGCAGCGGTGCCTCTTCAACTGCAGCTGCCACCTGTCGCCGTGCGATCAGCGCGACGGCGCGTGCGAGTGTGAGGCGGGTTGGTGGGGACTGGGCTGTGGCAGGAAGTGTAACTGTGACCTCAGACACAGCCACTGCGACCCGGGCAGTGGGCGGTGCCTGTGCCACCCGGGGTACCAGGGCAGCTTCTGCAACCGGCTGTGTGAGAACGGCACGTACGGCAGTGGGTGCGATAGGAG ATGTGGTCACTGTACAGGCGGCCGGCCCTGTTCTCTCACCGATGGCTCCTGCGCCGCCTGCGAGCCTGGCTGGAACGGCACGCGATGCGACCGCCCCTGTCCGCCCGGTTACTACGGCGACGGCTGCCGGGAGACGTGTCCGCGCTGCAGGAGCAGCGAGCCCTGCGACCCAGTGACTGGGACTTGCCCGAGGTGTGACGCTGGTTGGACTGGAGCCAG GTGCGATGAAGCCTGCTCCAACAGGACGTTCGGACTTGCTTGCTCTTTCCTGTGTGGCCCTTGTTTCCACGGCAACTGCCATCACGTGACAGGAAGATGCATCTGTCAGCCGGGGTTTCATGGAGAAAG CTGTAACAGCAGCTGCCCCCACATGCACTTTGGCCCCAACTGCTCCTCCGTCTGTGCCTGCGGCGGTGGAGCCAGCTGCCACCCGCTCACCGGCGTCTGCCCCCACA GTGGCAGAACCGCGGTCCTGGTCGGcgtgctgctcccgctgctgctgctgctgctcgctgtgctttgctgttgtttgtgctgtggagGAAGCCCCGTGGACAGCAAGGACAG GGCGACGTTGGCTGAGGGAGGCTGGTCAGCCCGTATGAAATACCACGTGTACAGTGTGGTGGCTAACATCAGTGCTGCCCTCCCCTGTGTATCCAACTGGTCGTCTGGTCTGCCTCGCGTCACCG TATCTCACCACGACCCAGAGTTGACCTTCAACCACAGCTTTATTGAACCTCCCTCCTCTGGCTGGGTGACTGAAGGGTCGTCGTTTGACAgcgatgaagaggagggagaagctCTTTACTGTGTCCCCCCAAGAGAAG ACATCCCAGCAGTGGCAGGCGGCGAGTTCCAGGAGATGAGTTCAAAGTGTAACATGTTCCTGGACCCATCGGGCTTCAGCAGCGAGGACATCAGCTCACCCTTCAACATCCCACGCACCTCGAGCATCGCTAAATCCAAGCGCCCCTCCGTCTCCTTTGCCGAGGGAACCCGCTTTGGACCCAAGGAGAGACGTGGCTCAGCCCAGGACCCCTGCGTCGGTGTCTCTCGCAGCAAATCTAAAACCAACTGGGGGGTTTTGATGCTGTCCGCCCTCCAGAGTCAGGGGAGTGCCGCGAGAACAGAAGAGGAAGGCGCAGCTGAAGGCAGGGAGACGGTGAACGAAGGGGACGTGCAGGTGGCAAACAACCAGGAGGCAAACTGTGATGCAGTGGAACAGGAAGACAGAACTTCATCCAGGGCCAGCATGCAGGTCCACGGGGGGTCGGGAAGAAGACGGACTATGTCCAACACAGCCGCCCATAAGGGGACCCAGCTGCTAACGCCTGCCTCAGACACTCAGGTGGGAGGGCCCAATAAGGTCACCACAGTGTATGTGACAGTGGGTAGGGCTGGCCGACCCGTGTCAAAGACCGAGCCGAGCTCCGAAGGGCCCGTTCAGGCCATGCTGCGGCGACTGGGCAGCCTGCAGAGgcaaagagagcaggagagcgGAAAGGCCAAGTCCCGGCGAGGGGACGAGATCACCAAACCACCCCGGAGGAAGCTTGGAGCACGGGCCACCGTGTGGGAGCAGGGGGGGCCGCACGGAGCCGAGGGCGGGCCGCGTAAGCCCGTCAGAAGGAAGCAAGGTTCCGTCAAGTCCCCCGACGCAGCCAGCGCTAATGACGCTCCATTGCCGGACAGCGACACGCCAAGGAGGCCGCTGTCGTCCATTCTGAAATACGCACCCGAGCCGGCTCCGGCCGAGCCAGGGGCCGCGCTCGGGGCCGAGGGAAACAGTACCGGGCAAACGGAGAGCAACTATCTGACCGTGGGACCGGCAGGAGACGCTGTGAGCCTCACCGAGATCATCGCCAATGAAGG
- the scarf1 gene encoding scavenger receptor class F member 1 isoform X1, which yields MKLLLGALGALLCCSLSSSQTLDPAGKNVCLNARDPSTPACCTGWRQEGNACTIPVCEGDQACHKNEICVYPGVCHCPPGYFGARCRTPCPLQLWGSNCRQECRCFPHGRCHPVTGECSCRPNRWGPLCQHACTCARYGQCHPVHGNCTCDEGWWTAACSKPCLCVAGGSSGPGCDQATGQCRCHRGHWGQRCLFNCSCHLSPCDQRDGACECEAGWWGLGCGRKCNCDLRHSHCDPGSGRCLCHPGYQGSFCNRLCENGTYGSGCDRRCGHCTGGRPCSLTDGSCAACEPGWNGTRCDRPCPPGYYGDGCRETCPRCRSSEPCDPVTGTCPRCDAGWTGARCDEACSNRTFGLACSFLCGPCFHGNCHHVTGRCICQPGFHGESCNSSCPHMHFGPNCSSVCACGGGASCHPLTGVCPHSGRTAVLVGVLLPLLLLLLAVLCCCLCCGGSPVDSKDRATLAEGGWSARMKYHVYSVVANISAALPCVSNWSSGLPRVTVSHHDPELTFNHSFIEPPSSGWVTEGSSFDSDEEEGEALYCVPPREDIPAVAGGEFQEMSSKCNMFLDPSGFSSEDISSPFNIPRTSSIAKSKRPSVSFAEGTRFGPKERRGSAQDPCVGVSRSKSKTNWGVLMLSALQSQGSAARTEEEGAAEGRETVNEGDVQVANNQEANCDAVEQEDRTSSRASMQVHGGSGRRRTMSNTAAHKGTQLLTPASDTQVGGPNKVTTVYVTVGRAGRPVSKTEPSSEGPVQAMLRRLGSLQRQREQESGKAKSRRGDEITKPPRRKLGARATVWEQGGPHGAEGGPRKPVRRKQGSVKSPDAASANDAPLPDSDTPRRPLSSILKYAPEPAPAEPGAALGAEGNSTGQTESNYLTVGPAGDAVSLTEIIANEGANDEPCYENVLVKGS from the exons ATGAAGCTTCTGCTCGGGGCTCTGGGcgctctgctgtgctgctccttgtcctcctcacaAACACTGGACCCTGCTGGGAAAAACGTCTGCCTCAATGCCAG GGACCCCTCCACCCCAGCGTGTTGCACTGGTTGGCGCCAGGAGGGCAACGCGTGCACTATAC ctgtgtgtgagggagacCAGGCCTGCCACAAGAACGAGATCTGCGTGTACCCAGGAGTGTGTCACTGTCCGCCCGGCTACTTCGGCGCTCGCTGCAGAACAC CctgtcctctgcagctctggggCTCCAACTGCCGCCAGGAGTGCCGGTGCTTCCCGCACGGCCGCTGTCACCCCGTCACCGGCGAGTGCTCCTGCAGGCCCAACCGCTGGGGCCCGCTGTGCCAGCACGCCTGCACGTGCGCCCGCTACGGCCAGTGCCACCCGGTCCACGGGAACTGCACCTGCGACGAGGGCTGGTGGACGGCCGCCTGCTCCAAGCCCTGCCTCTGCGTCGCTGGCGGCTCCTCGGGCCCCGGCTGCGACCAGGCCACGGGCCAGTGTCGGTGCCACCGCGGCCACTGGGGGCAGCGGTGCCTCTTCAACTGCAGCTGCCACCTGTCGCCGTGCGATCAGCGCGACGGCGCGTGCGAGTGTGAGGCGGGTTGGTGGGGACTGGGCTGTGGCAGGAAGTGTAACTGTGACCTCAGACACAGCCACTGCGACCCGGGCAGTGGGCGGTGCCTGTGCCACCCGGGGTACCAGGGCAGCTTCTGCAACCGGCTGTGTGAGAACGGCACGTACGGCAGTGGGTGCGATAGGAG ATGTGGTCACTGTACAGGCGGCCGGCCCTGTTCTCTCACCGATGGCTCCTGCGCCGCCTGCGAGCCTGGCTGGAACGGCACGCGATGCGACCGCCCCTGTCCGCCCGGTTACTACGGCGACGGCTGCCGGGAGACGTGTCCGCGCTGCAGGAGCAGCGAGCCCTGCGACCCAGTGACTGGGACTTGCCCGAGGTGTGACGCTGGTTGGACTGGAGCCAG GTGCGATGAAGCCTGCTCCAACAGGACGTTCGGACTTGCTTGCTCTTTCCTGTGTGGCCCTTGTTTCCACGGCAACTGCCATCACGTGACAGGAAGATGCATCTGTCAGCCGGGGTTTCATGGAGAAAG CTGTAACAGCAGCTGCCCCCACATGCACTTTGGCCCCAACTGCTCCTCCGTCTGTGCCTGCGGCGGTGGAGCCAGCTGCCACCCGCTCACCGGCGTCTGCCCCCACA GTGGCAGAACCGCGGTCCTGGTCGGcgtgctgctcccgctgctgctgctgctgctcgctgtgctttgctgttgtttgtgctgtggagGAAGCCCCGTGGACAGCAAGGACAG GGCGACGTTGGCTGAGGGAGGCTGGTCAGCCCGTATGAAATACCACGTGTACAGTGTGGTGGCTAACATCAGTGCTGCCCTCCCCTGTGTATCCAACTGGTCGTCTGGTCTGCCTCGCGTCACCG TATCTCACCACGACCCAGAGTTGACCTTCAACCACAGCTTTATTGAACCTCCCTCCTCTGGCTGGGTGACTGAAGGGTCGTCGTTTGACAgcgatgaagaggagggagaagctCTTTACTGTGTCCCCCCAAGAGAAG ACATCCCAGCAGTGGCAGGCGGCGAGTTCCAGGAGATGAGTTCAAAGTGTAACATGTTCCTGGACCCATCGGGCTTCAGCAGCGAGGACATCAGCTCACCCTTCAACATCCCACGCACCTCGAGCATCGCTAAATCCAAGCGCCCCTCCGTCTCCTTTGCCGAGGGAACCCGCTTTGGACCCAAGGAGAGACGTGGCTCAGCCCAGGACCCCTGCGTCGGTGTCTCTCGCAGCAAATCTAAAACCAACTGGGGGGTTTTGATGCTGTCCGCCCTCCAGAGTCAGGGGAGTGCCGCGAGAACAGAAGAGGAAGGCGCAGCTGAAGGCAGGGAGACGGTGAACGAAGGGGACGTGCAGGTGGCAAACAACCAGGAGGCAAACTGTGATGCAGTGGAACAGGAAGACAGAACTTCATCCAGGGCCAGCATGCAGGTCCACGGGGGGTCGGGAAGAAGACGGACTATGTCCAACACAGCCGCCCATAAGGGGACCCAGCTGCTAACGCCTGCCTCAGACACTCAGGTGGGAGGGCCCAATAAGGTCACCACAGTGTATGTGACAGTGGGTAGGGCTGGCCGACCCGTGTCAAAGACCGAGCCGAGCTCCGAAGGGCCCGTTCAGGCCATGCTGCGGCGACTGGGCAGCCTGCAGAGgcaaagagagcaggagagcgGAAAGGCCAAGTCCCGGCGAGGGGACGAGATCACCAAACCACCCCGGAGGAAGCTTGGAGCACGGGCCACCGTGTGGGAGCAGGGGGGGCCGCACGGAGCCGAGGGCGGGCCGCGTAAGCCCGTCAGAAGGAAGCAAGGTTCCGTCAAGTCCCCCGACGCAGCCAGCGCTAATGACGCTCCATTGCCGGACAGCGACACGCCAAGGAGGCCGCTGTCGTCCATTCTGAAATACGCACCCGAGCCGGCTCCGGCCGAGCCAGGGGCCGCGCTCGGGGCCGAGGGAAACAGTACCGGGCAAACGGAGAGCAACTATCTGACCGTGGGACCGGCAGGAGACGCTGTGAGCCTCACCGAGATCATCGCCAATGAAGG